A window from Sinorhizobium mexicanum encodes these proteins:
- the nifX gene encoding nitrogen fixation protein NifX, whose translation MTAARRLSLVTDEVHPPGPKVKTGSLRVAIATQDMKSLNAHFGSAKRFAVYDVTSDDWNFVEAVAFEDVSDESGKHRTEGDDRITPKVEALKGCHLLFCLAIGGPSAAKVISAKIHPIKVPQPQSIENVLSRTRTMLRTAPPPWLRKVLAEAGATEKKSFEDED comes from the coding sequence ATGACAGCCGCCCGCCGACTCTCGCTCGTCACTGACGAGGTTCACCCACCGGGGCCGAAAGTGAAAACCGGTTCGTTGCGCGTGGCGATCGCCACGCAAGATATGAAGAGCCTCAACGCGCATTTCGGGTCGGCCAAGCGTTTCGCTGTCTATGACGTCACGTCCGATGACTGGAATTTCGTGGAAGCCGTCGCCTTTGAAGATGTTTCCGACGAAAGCGGCAAGCACCGAACCGAGGGCGATGACCGAATTACTCCGAAAGTGGAGGCGTTGAAGGGTTGTCACCTGCTATTTTGTCTGGCGATCGGCGGTCCTTCGGCAGCCAAGGTTATTTCAGCGAAAATCCATCCGATCAAAGTGCCGCAGCCTCAATCCATTGAAAACGTGCTGTCGCGAACCCGGACGATGCTCAGGACTGCTCCTCCGCCTTGGTTGCGCAAGGTGCTAGCGGAGGCAGGCGCGACCGAAAAGAAATCCTTTGAGGATGAGGACTGA
- the nifK gene encoding nitrogenase molybdenum-iron protein subunit beta → MPQSAEKVLDHAPLFREPEYRKMLAEKKLNFECPHPEQIVTDQREYTKTWEYREKNLAREALVVNPAKACQPLGAVFAAAGFERTMSFVHGSQGCVAYYRSHLSRHFKEPSSAVSSSMTEDAAVFGGLKNMVDGLANTYSLYDPKMIAVSTTCMAEVIGDDLHGFIENAKNEGSVPADFDVPFAHTPAFVGSHVDGYDAMVKGVLEHFWKGQERKESGGTINIIPGFDGFCVGNNRELKRLLDLMGVSYTFIQDASDQFDTPSDGVYRMYDGGTKIEDVKAALNAEATLSLQHYNTRKTLEYCNEVGQTTASFHYPLGVQATDEFLMEVSEISGKDIPVAIGMERGRLVDAMADSQAWLHGKKYAIYGDPDFVYAMARFVMETGGEPTHCLATNGTPAWEAEMKELLQSSSFGKDGQVWAGKDLWAMRSLLFTEPVDLLIGNSYGKYLERDTGTPLIRLMFPIFDRHHHHRFPLMGYQGGLRVLTTILDKIFDKLDRETIKVGETDYSYDLTR, encoded by the coding sequence ATGCCGCAGTCGGCCGAAAAAGTCCTCGACCATGCTCCCCTGTTCCGCGAGCCGGAATACAGGAAGATGCTCGCCGAGAAGAAGTTGAATTTCGAATGTCCGCATCCGGAGCAGATCGTTACCGATCAACGCGAGTACACCAAGACATGGGAGTACCGCGAAAAGAACCTGGCCCGCGAAGCCCTTGTCGTGAACCCGGCCAAGGCCTGCCAGCCGCTCGGCGCCGTCTTCGCGGCCGCGGGCTTCGAGCGGACCATGTCCTTTGTCCATGGCAGCCAGGGCTGCGTTGCCTATTACCGTTCGCATCTGTCGCGACACTTCAAGGAGCCCTCATCAGCGGTTTCGTCCTCGATGACTGAGGACGCGGCGGTGTTCGGCGGCCTGAAGAACATGGTCGACGGACTCGCCAACACCTATAGCCTCTACGACCCGAAGATGATTGCCGTCTCGACCACTTGTATGGCAGAGGTCATCGGCGACGACCTGCACGGCTTCATCGAGAACGCCAAGAACGAAGGTTCAGTCCCGGCCGACTTCGATGTTCCTTTCGCTCACACGCCAGCGTTCGTCGGCAGCCATGTGGATGGCTATGACGCCATGGTCAAAGGCGTTCTGGAGCACTTCTGGAAGGGCCAGGAGCGCAAGGAATCCGGTGGAACGATCAACATCATTCCCGGATTCGACGGCTTCTGCGTTGGCAACAACCGCGAATTGAAGCGCCTGCTCGACCTGATGGGTGTGTCCTACACCTTCATCCAGGATGCCTCCGACCAGTTCGACACGCCGTCGGACGGCGTGTATCGCATGTATGACGGCGGCACGAAGATCGAGGACGTGAAGGCGGCACTCAATGCCGAAGCGACACTGTCGCTGCAGCATTACAACACCCGCAAGACGCTGGAATATTGCAACGAGGTCGGGCAGACGACGGCCTCGTTCCATTATCCTCTTGGTGTCCAGGCGACCGACGAATTCCTGATGGAGGTTTCGGAGATTTCCGGCAAGGACATCCCAGTGGCAATCGGTATGGAGCGCGGCCGACTTGTCGACGCTATGGCGGATAGCCAGGCCTGGCTGCACGGCAAGAAATACGCAATCTACGGCGATCCTGACTTCGTCTACGCGATGGCCCGGTTCGTGATGGAGACCGGCGGCGAGCCGACCCACTGCCTCGCCACCAATGGCACACCGGCCTGGGAAGCCGAGATGAAGGAACTGCTTCAATCCTCGTCCTTCGGCAAGGATGGCCAGGTCTGGGCGGGCAAGGACCTCTGGGCCATGCGCTCGCTGCTCTTCACCGAGCCGGTAGACCTGCTGATCGGCAACTCCTATGGCAAGTACCTGGAGCGCGACACAGGCACGCCGCTGATCCGGCTGATGTTTCCGATCTTTGACCGACACCATCACCATCGCTTCCCTCTCATGGGCTACCAAGGGGGCTTGCGCGTCTTAACGACGATCCTCGACAAGATCTTCGACAAGCTCGATCGCGAAACGATCAAGGTAGGTGAGACGGACTATTCGTATGACCTCACTCGCTAA
- the nifD gene encoding nitrogenase molybdenum-iron protein alpha chain, producing the protein MSLDYENDGALHEELIKQVLSQYPDKAAKRRKKHLSVATNGQEAEEEGEVLSECSVKSNIKSIPGVMTIRGCAYAGSKGVVWGPVKDMVHISHGPVGCGQYSWSQRRNYYVGTTGIDSFVTLQFTSDFQEKDIVFGGDKKLEKVIDEIEEMFPLNKGITVQSECPIGLIGDDIEAVSRKKAKEHEKTIVPVRCEGFRGVSQSLGHHIANDSIRDWVFDKKEEDFEAGRFDINVVGDYNIGGDAWATRILLEEVGLRVVGNWSGDATLAEVERAPKAKLNLIHCYRSMNYICRHMEEKYGIPWMEYNFFGPSQIEASLRQIAKHFGPTIEDKTEAVIAKYRPLVDAVVDKYWPRLEGKTVMLYVGGLRPRHVITAYEDLGMVIVGTGYEFAHNDDYQRTGHYVKNGTLIYDDVTGYELEKFIEGIRPDLVGSGIKEKYPVQKMGIPFRQMHSWDYSGPYHGYDGFAIFARDMDLAINNPVWDLYDAPWKKRAGPPMAVAAE; encoded by the coding sequence ATGAGCCTCGACTACGAGAATGACGGCGCTCTCCATGAGGAGCTTATCAAGCAAGTGCTGTCGCAGTATCCGGACAAGGCGGCGAAGCGCCGCAAGAAGCACCTCAGCGTCGCAACGAATGGGCAGGAGGCCGAGGAGGAGGGCGAGGTCCTCTCCGAATGCAGCGTCAAGTCGAACATCAAGTCCATTCCGGGCGTGATGACGATCCGCGGCTGCGCCTATGCCGGCTCCAAAGGTGTGGTGTGGGGTCCGGTCAAGGACATGGTCCACATCTCACATGGGCCAGTCGGTTGCGGTCAATATTCCTGGTCGCAGCGCCGGAATTATTACGTCGGTACGACGGGCATTGACAGCTTCGTGACCCTGCAGTTCACGTCCGACTTTCAGGAGAAGGACATCGTTTTCGGCGGCGACAAGAAGCTGGAGAAGGTCATCGACGAGATCGAGGAGATGTTTCCCCTGAACAAAGGGATTACCGTGCAGTCCGAATGCCCCATCGGTCTGATTGGCGACGACATCGAGGCGGTGTCGCGCAAAAAGGCCAAGGAGCACGAAAAGACGATCGTGCCGGTGCGCTGCGAAGGCTTCCGCGGCGTCTCGCAATCGCTTGGTCACCACATTGCCAACGACTCGATCCGCGACTGGGTCTTCGACAAGAAGGAAGAAGATTTCGAGGCCGGCCGTTTCGATATCAACGTCGTCGGCGACTACAATATCGGCGGCGACGCGTGGGCTACGCGCATCCTCTTGGAGGAGGTGGGCTTGCGCGTGGTCGGCAACTGGTCGGGGGACGCGACGCTTGCTGAGGTAGAGCGCGCGCCGAAGGCCAAGCTCAATCTCATCCACTGCTACCGGTCGATGAACTACATTTGCCGGCACATGGAGGAGAAGTACGGTATCCCCTGGATGGAATACAACTTCTTTGGTCCGTCCCAGATCGAAGCCTCTCTGCGCCAAATAGCCAAGCATTTCGGGCCCACAATCGAGGACAAGACCGAGGCGGTCATCGCCAAGTACCGCCCTCTGGTCGATGCGGTCGTGGACAAGTATTGGCCGCGCCTCGAAGGCAAGACGGTGATGCTCTATGTCGGCGGCCTACGCCCTCGTCACGTCATCACGGCCTATGAGGACCTCGGCATGGTGATAGTTGGCACCGGATACGAGTTCGCTCACAACGATGACTATCAGCGCACCGGCCATTACGTGAAGAATGGCACGCTGATCTATGACGACGTGACCGGTTACGAGCTGGAAAAGTTCATCGAGGGGATCCGACCTGACCTCGTAGGCTCCGGCATCAAGGAGAAGTATCCGGTGCAAAAGATGGGCATACCGTTCCGTCAGATGCACTCCTGGGATTATTCCGGTCCGTATCACGGCTATGACGGCTTCGCCATCTTCGCCCGCGACATGGATCTGGCCATCAACAACCCGGTCTGGGACCTCTACGACGCCCCCTGGAAGAAAAGGGCCGGGCCGCCGATGGCGGTCGCGGCCGAATAG
- a CDS encoding CCE_0567 family metalloprotein, which translates to MSDLEELKKKVRKLQSRAGTAKMELHDLAEDLPVNWTEIKVVAEKTFDAFAELDAAKRELSALENSS; encoded by the coding sequence ATGTCAGACCTTGAGGAACTTAAGAAGAAAGTCCGCAAACTGCAGTCGCGAGCGGGAACTGCCAAGATGGAATTGCACGACCTCGCCGAGGACCTACCAGTCAACTGGACCGAGATCAAAGTGGTTGCCGAGAAAACATTCGACGCCTTTGCCGAGTTGGACGCTGCGAAGAGAGAGCTCAGCGCGTTGGAGAACTCATCATGA
- the nifN gene encoding nitrogenase iron-molybdenum cofactor biosynthesis protein NifN — MTRIFPQTKWAAVNPLKSSQPLGAALAFLGVDGAVPLFHGSQGCASFALVLCVRHFKEAVPLQTTAMDEVATILGGMDHLEEAILNLKSRTNPRLIGVCTTALVETRGEDFARDLANIKMMRAKELAGTEIVLANTPDFDGAIEEGWAKAVTAMIQRITLRGEKARQPKKVAILPGWNLTVADIEHLRETVESFGLKPVILPDLSGSLDGTVPDDRWVPTTYGGTTVKDIQELGTAAQCIAIGEHMHRPAEVLQSLTGVPYAVFQSLTGLTNTDRFVSLLGWISGGPVPARVRRRRAQLQDALLDGHFHFGGKKIAIAAEPDQLYQLATFFTGMGAEIAAAVTTTGTSKILEKVPAEQVQVGDLGDLEGLAAGADLLVTHSHGRQAAERLGIPQMRVGFPIFDRLGSQHKLTILYQGTRDLIFDVSNIFQANQHAPTPQSLDPLRNREMPDDSRPPTLARH; from the coding sequence ATGACCCGCATTTTTCCCCAAACCAAATGGGCGGCGGTCAATCCGCTAAAGTCCTCGCAGCCGCTGGGCGCTGCGCTCGCCTTCCTTGGGGTCGATGGTGCGGTACCGCTGTTCCACGGCAGCCAGGGCTGCGCCAGCTTTGCGCTGGTACTTTGCGTCAGACACTTCAAGGAAGCCGTCCCCTTGCAGACAACGGCGATGGACGAGGTGGCGACGATCCTCGGGGGCATGGACCATCTGGAGGAAGCGATCCTCAATCTGAAGAGCCGCACGAACCCGAGACTGATCGGGGTCTGTACCACGGCACTGGTGGAAACCCGTGGAGAGGATTTCGCAAGGGATCTCGCGAACATCAAGATGATGCGCGCCAAAGAACTCGCAGGTACCGAGATTGTGCTGGCGAACACGCCGGATTTCGACGGCGCGATTGAGGAGGGCTGGGCCAAGGCCGTCACCGCGATGATCCAAAGGATTACGTTGCGCGGTGAGAAGGCGCGGCAGCCGAAGAAGGTTGCGATCTTGCCAGGCTGGAACCTCACGGTCGCTGACATCGAACATTTGCGCGAGACGGTGGAAAGCTTCGGCCTCAAGCCAGTCATTCTGCCCGATCTCTCCGGTTCGCTCGACGGAACGGTCCCTGATGATCGTTGGGTGCCGACCACGTATGGCGGCACCACCGTCAAGGACATCCAGGAGCTTGGCACGGCGGCGCAGTGCATCGCAATCGGCGAGCATATGCATCGTCCGGCGGAGGTGCTGCAGAGCCTGACCGGAGTGCCTTATGCGGTGTTTCAGTCGCTTACAGGTTTGACGAACACAGACCGTTTCGTCTCGCTGCTTGGCTGGATTTCCGGTGGGCCGGTGCCAGCGAGAGTCCGCCGTCGCCGCGCACAGCTACAGGACGCGCTGCTCGACGGTCATTTCCATTTCGGCGGAAAGAAAATTGCCATCGCCGCCGAGCCGGACCAACTCTACCAGCTCGCGACCTTCTTCACCGGCATGGGCGCCGAAATCGCGGCGGCCGTCACCACGACCGGCACCTCGAAAATTCTCGAGAAAGTGCCGGCCGAACAGGTCCAGGTCGGTGATCTTGGCGATCTTGAGGGTCTTGCCGCGGGCGCTGATCTTCTCGTCACCCATTCGCACGGACGCCAGGCGGCTGAGCGCCTTGGCATTCCGCAAATGCGCGTGGGCTTCCCGATCTTCGACCGCCTCGGCAGTCAGCACAAGCTCACGATCCTCTATCAGGGGACGCGCGACCTGATCTTCGATGTCTCAAACATCTTCCAGGCCAACCAGCACGCTCCAACGCCTCAATCACTCGATCCATTGCGTAACCGGGAAATGCCAGATGACAGCCGCCCGCCGACTCTCGCTCGTCACTGA
- the fdxB gene encoding ferredoxin III, nif-specific, with protein sequence MTNPFVTRDGTNWMPEYLTAINGATCIGCGRCFKVCSREVMHLYGVDDAGEILGICDDEEDDFDGELNRMIMVVDQAGRCIGCGACARVCPKNCQTHVAADKVVA encoded by the coding sequence ATGACGAACCCTTTCGTTACCCGCGACGGCACAAACTGGATGCCGGAATATCTGACCGCGATCAATGGCGCCACCTGCATCGGCTGCGGCCGGTGCTTCAAGGTCTGCTCGCGCGAGGTCATGCACCTTTACGGCGTCGATGATGCGGGTGAAATCCTCGGTATCTGCGACGACGAGGAGGACGACTTCGATGGTGAGCTGAACCGCATGATCATGGTCGTTGACCAAGCCGGACGCTGCATCGGCTGCGGAGCCTGCGCCCGCGTGTGCCCGAAGAACTGCCAGACCCATGTTGCGGCTGACAAGGTCGTAGCATGA
- the nifH gene encoding nitrogenase iron protein, translated as MSDLRQIAFYGKGGIGKSTTSQNTLAALVDLGQKILIVGCDPKADSTRLILNSKAQDTVLHLAAEEGSVEDLELEDVLKVGYRGIKCVESGGPEPGVGCAGRGVITSINFLEENGAYDDVDYVSYDVLGDVVCGGFAMPIRENKAQEIYIVMSGEMMALYAANNIAKGILKYAHSGGVRLGGLICNERQTDRELDLSEALAAKLNSKLIHFVPRDNIVQHAELRKMTVIQYAPDSKQAGEYRALAEKIHANSGQGTVPTPITMEELEDMLLDFGIMKTDEQMLAELQAKEGKLAVAH; from the coding sequence ATGTCAGATTTGCGTCAAATCGCATTCTACGGCAAGGGGGGCATCGGCAAGTCCACCACCTCGCAAAATACGCTCGCGGCCCTTGTCGATCTCGGGCAGAAGATCCTCATCGTGGGCTGCGATCCCAAAGCCGACTCCACCCGCTTGATCCTGAACTCGAAGGCGCAAGACACGGTTCTGCATCTCGCGGCCGAGGAGGGTTCGGTGGAAGACCTCGAGCTCGAGGACGTGCTCAAGGTCGGCTACAGAGGCATCAAGTGCGTGGAGTCCGGCGGCCCGGAGCCGGGCGTCGGCTGTGCCGGCCGCGGCGTCATCACCTCTATCAACTTTCTTGAGGAGAACGGCGCCTATGACGATGTCGACTACGTCTCCTACGACGTGCTCGGCGACGTGGTATGCGGCGGCTTTGCGATGCCGATCCGCGAGAACAAGGCCCAGGAAATCTACATCGTCATGTCCGGCGAGATGATGGCGCTCTATGCCGCCAACAACATCGCCAAGGGGATTCTGAAATATGCCCATTCCGGCGGCGTGCGGCTCGGCGGGCTGATTTGCAACGAGCGCCAGACCGACCGCGAGCTCGACCTCTCAGAGGCGTTGGCTGCCAAGCTCAATTCCAAGCTCATTCACTTCGTGCCGCGCGACAATATCGTTCAGCACGCTGAGCTCAGAAAGATGACAGTGATCCAGTATGCGCCGGATTCCAAGCAGGCCGGGGAATATCGCGCGCTGGCCGAGAAGATCCATGCCAATTCGGGCCAGGGCACCGTCCCGACCCCAATCACCATGGAGGAGTTGGAAGACATGCTGCTCGACTTCGGCATCATGAAGACCGATGAGCAGATGCTTGCCGAACTCCAGGCCAAGGAAGGCAAGCTGGCGGTTGCCCACTAG
- a CDS encoding exopolysaccharide production repressor protein produces the protein MHFRVFCRVLLLVLCNNALAVYFLSLSIRKVVVTTFVSWLLLQVAYFGSVLFLVWRSSCAQRGAQRAVHCQKVRYQSQEYHEGDE, from the coding sequence GTGCACTTCAGAGTCTTCTGTCGCGTCCTGCTGCTGGTCCTGTGCAACAACGCTCTAGCGGTCTACTTCCTCTCGCTTTCCATCCGCAAAGTAGTGGTCACAACGTTCGTCAGTTGGCTGCTTCTCCAGGTCGCTTATTTCGGAAGCGTGCTCTTTTTGGTCTGGCGGTCTAGCTGCGCTCAGAGAGGTGCGCAAAGGGCTGTGCATTGCCAGAAAGTTCGCTATCAGTCGCAAGAGTATCATGAGGGTGATGAATGA
- a CDS encoding 1-aminocyclopropane-1-carboxylate deaminase, whose protein sequence is MLEKFERYPLTFGPTPIEKLDRLGKHLGGKVEIYAKREDCNSGLAFGGNKLRKLEYIVPDAIASKADTLVSIGGVQSNHTRMVAAVAAKIGMKCVLVQESWVPHEDAVYDRVGNILLSRVLGAEVCLVDEGFDIGIRRSWEQALDEVRSRDGRPYAIPAGASVHKYGGLGYVGFAEEVRAQEKLLGFAFDYVVVCTVTGSTQAGMVVGFAKDGRQRNVIGIDASATPVGTKAQVLQIARHTAELVNLGTAIVDDDVELLKQYAHPCYGIPSAETSDAIRLCARLEGIITDPVYEGKSMQGMIDLIQKGFFPEGSRVLYAHLGGAPAINGYGYTFRNG, encoded by the coding sequence ATGCTGGAAAAGTTCGAACGCTACCCGCTTACCTTTGGGCCTACGCCCATCGAGAAGCTCGACCGCCTCGGCAAGCATTTGGGCGGAAAGGTAGAAATCTACGCCAAACGCGAGGACTGCAACTCGGGCCTCGCGTTCGGCGGAAACAAGCTCCGCAAGCTCGAGTACATCGTCCCCGACGCGATCGCGTCGAAGGCCGACACGCTTGTCTCCATCGGTGGCGTGCAGTCCAACCACACACGGATGGTCGCTGCGGTTGCGGCTAAGATAGGCATGAAATGTGTGCTGGTACAGGAAAGCTGGGTACCACATGAGGATGCCGTCTACGACCGCGTCGGCAACATTCTCTTGAGCCGGGTCTTGGGAGCAGAGGTATGTCTGGTCGATGAGGGCTTTGACATTGGCATCCGCCGCAGTTGGGAACAAGCACTCGATGAGGTCAGGTCAAGGGACGGCAGGCCGTACGCGATTCCGGCTGGGGCCTCAGTTCACAAATATGGTGGTCTCGGGTACGTCGGGTTCGCCGAGGAAGTACGCGCGCAGGAGAAGCTGCTTGGATTTGCCTTCGACTATGTCGTGGTTTGCACGGTGACGGGCTCGACGCAAGCCGGCATGGTGGTCGGTTTCGCCAAGGACGGGCGACAGCGCAACGTGATCGGTATCGATGCCTCGGCTACCCCCGTCGGAACCAAGGCGCAGGTGCTACAAATTGCGCGGCATACCGCAGAGCTTGTCAACCTCGGCACGGCAATCGTCGACGATGACGTGGAATTGTTGAAGCAGTACGCGCACCCTTGTTACGGGATCCCGTCCGCAGAAACGAGTGACGCCATCCGCCTGTGTGCGCGGCTCGAGGGCATAATTACTGATCCCGTCTACGAGGGCAAATCGATGCAAGGTATGATTGATCTCATTCAGAAAGGCTTCTTTCCGGAGGGCTCGAGGGTCCTCTATGCGCATCTCGGCGGCGCCCCGGCCATCAACGGCTACGGCTACACGTTTCGCAATGGCTGA
- the nifE gene encoding nitrogenase iron-molybdenum cofactor biosynthesis protein NifE, translating to MPPLTAKIQDVFNEPACEKNLGKDAKARQKGCSKPLTPGAAAGGCAFDGAKIVLQPITDVAHLIHAPIACEGNSWDNRGAASSGPTLWRTSFTTDLTELDVVMGQGERKLFKAIREIKETYKPPAIFVYSTCVTALIGDDIDAVCKRAAEKFGLPVVPVNAPGFVGSKNLGNKLAGEALLDHVIGTVEPDDIGPYDINIIGEFNLSGEFWLVKPLLDRLGIRVRACIPGDARYLDIASAHRARAAMMVCSTALINLARKMEERWDIAFFEGSFYGISDTSDALRQMAKLLVKKGADPEFLERTETLIAEEAAIAWKKLEAYRPRLEGKRVLLNTGGVKSWSVVHALTEIGIEIVGTSVKKSTAEDKERIKQILKDENHMFESMAPRDLYAMLSEDKVDIMLSGGRTQFIALKAKTPWLDINQERHHPYAGYDGMVELVRQIDLAIHNPIWRQVREPAPWEYRPAVEDELSSTHEIETVHPFKSVSAQLPTTSTNIEESR from the coding sequence ATGCCCCCGCTCACTGCCAAAATCCAGGATGTCTTCAACGAGCCCGCCTGCGAGAAGAATCTCGGCAAGGATGCCAAGGCGCGCCAGAAGGGCTGTTCGAAGCCGCTGACCCCCGGGGCGGCCGCCGGCGGCTGCGCTTTCGACGGGGCAAAGATCGTGCTGCAGCCGATCACCGATGTTGCGCATCTCATCCATGCACCGATCGCCTGCGAGGGCAATTCCTGGGACAACCGCGGCGCGGCTTCGTCGGGGCCAACGCTGTGGCGCACAAGCTTCACCACCGACCTCACCGAACTCGACGTGGTGATGGGGCAGGGGGAGCGGAAGCTTTTCAAAGCGATTCGCGAGATCAAGGAAACGTATAAGCCGCCGGCGATCTTCGTCTATTCGACCTGCGTGACGGCGCTGATCGGGGACGACATCGACGCGGTCTGCAAGCGTGCGGCGGAAAAGTTCGGCTTGCCGGTGGTGCCGGTCAATGCACCGGGCTTCGTCGGCTCCAAGAACCTCGGCAACAAACTCGCCGGCGAGGCACTGCTCGATCATGTCATTGGCACGGTTGAGCCCGACGATATCGGTCCTTACGACATCAATATAATTGGTGAATTCAACCTTTCCGGAGAGTTTTGGCTGGTGAAGCCGCTCCTTGACCGGCTCGGCATTCGGGTGCGTGCCTGCATTCCGGGCGACGCCCGCTACCTCGATATCGCCTCGGCGCACCGTGCACGGGCGGCCATGATGGTGTGCTCGACCGCGCTCATAAATCTCGCCCGCAAGATGGAGGAGCGCTGGGACATCGCGTTTTTTGAGGGCTCCTTCTACGGCATCAGCGACACCTCGGATGCACTCAGACAGATGGCCAAGCTGCTCGTGAAGAAGGGTGCGGATCCGGAGTTCCTCGAGCGCACGGAGACACTGATCGCAGAGGAGGCGGCGATTGCGTGGAAGAAGCTCGAAGCATACCGGCCGAGGCTTGAAGGCAAGCGCGTGCTGCTTAACACCGGCGGGGTGAAGTCCTGGTCGGTCGTCCATGCACTGACGGAGATCGGCATCGAGATCGTCGGCACCTCCGTCAAGAAATCGACGGCCGAAGACAAGGAACGCATTAAGCAGATCCTGAAGGACGAGAACCATATGTTCGAGTCGATGGCGCCCCGCGATCTTTATGCGATGCTCTCTGAAGACAAGGTCGACATCATGCTGTCTGGCGGGCGAACGCAATTCATCGCGCTGAAGGCCAAGACGCCCTGGCTGGATATCAACCAGGAGCGTCACCATCCCTATGCCGGCTATGACGGCATGGTGGAACTCGTACGCCAGATCGACCTTGCCATTCACAACCCGATCTGGCGCCAGGTGCGTGAGCCGGCACCGTGGGAATACCGACCTGCCGTGGAGGACGAGTTGTCAAGCACACATGAGATCGAGACCGTTCATCCCTTCAAAAGCGTGTCCGCACAACTGCCGACGACTTCGACGAACATTGAGGAAAGCCGATGA
- a CDS encoding NifX-associated nitrogen fixation protein, whose protein sequence is MKRPKATADGPTVHEDETALATPFLKCLMRLIRAQDSYGSWEGKADAELLADFIVTKKQRREIPIIGDPDPDVLWRLQIFYTCVGLVIEQRSGLVVSSTMMMSHEGFGRVLLTTGRLVVLSKTLRDVHRFGFDTLGKLAEAGAKLVDDAVAAIETYPDVARAQ, encoded by the coding sequence ATGAAAAGACCGAAAGCTACTGCGGATGGTCCTACTGTGCACGAGGACGAGACGGCCCTTGCCACGCCTTTCCTCAAGTGCCTCATGCGGCTGATCCGTGCGCAGGATTCCTACGGATCGTGGGAAGGTAAGGCGGATGCTGAGCTGTTGGCCGACTTCATCGTCACCAAGAAGCAGCGACGTGAGATCCCGATCATTGGCGATCCCGACCCGGACGTGCTGTGGAGGCTGCAGATTTTCTACACCTGCGTGGGGCTTGTGATCGAGCAGCGCTCCGGCCTGGTGGTATCGTCGACCATGATGATGAGCCATGAGGGCTTCGGCCGGGTACTCCTCACGACCGGGCGGTTGGTTGTCCTGTCGAAGACCCTTCGTGACGTCCACCGGTTTGGCTTCGACACACTTGGCAAACTCGCGGAGGCAGGTGCGAAACTGGTCGATGATGCGGTCGCAGCCATCGAAACCTATCCCGACGTGGCGCGGGCGCAATGA
- a CDS encoding flavin reductase family protein yields MSEQSSLRAFDVKEATGDLANHHVDAEGLKRALRALGGGVSIITAGEGETRSGATVTSATALSIDPPRMIVTLNRSASTLPVVERYGHFCVNVAGPDHETLANQFAGRGGLKGAERYLGADWTRLVSGAPVLEDAAAAIDCEVEEVIERHSHAIVLGRVVGIRFGNRGSLVYRDGQYYALGG; encoded by the coding sequence ATGTCCGAACAATCTTCCTTGCGCGCCTTCGACGTAAAGGAGGCCACGGGCGATCTCGCCAACCATCACGTCGATGCCGAGGGGCTGAAACGCGCTTTGCGCGCCCTTGGCGGCGGTGTGAGCATCATAACGGCAGGGGAGGGCGAGACTCGGAGTGGAGCGACGGTCACGTCGGCGACCGCCCTTTCGATCGATCCGCCGCGCATGATCGTCACCCTTAACCGTTCAGCCTCAACTTTGCCTGTCGTCGAGCGATACGGCCATTTCTGCGTCAACGTGGCGGGACCCGACCACGAAACACTTGCCAACCAGTTCGCCGGCCGCGGCGGGCTGAAGGGGGCGGAACGGTACCTCGGCGCAGATTGGACCCGCCTCGTGAGCGGAGCACCGGTCCTCGAGGATGCGGCGGCGGCCATCGACTGCGAAGTCGAGGAGGTCATCGAAAGGCACAGCCACGCGATCGTTCTGGGCCGCGTCGTCGGTATTCGCTTCGGCAATCGTGGTTCATTAGTCTACCGCGATGGGCAGTACTATGCCCTTGGCGGGTAG